The genomic stretch GCTCCGGCAGCTGCTCAAGTTTCTCGGAGACATCGACGAGTTCTACGACTGCATCGGCGGCATCATAGGGTGAGCATCGCTTATTTGTTTGCACTCTGCAGTCTGCACTGCTTTGGGTTGGAGACTGCGTACACGGCCAAGTAGCACATGCTGCCAAATGCGGCCGTCGCTTTAAATTTAACCTATCAAAACTGCCAACTGGCATGTAAGCTGATTGCCTGATAGCCATAACTTATTTGTCCTACTATAGTGTTATATAGTATTTGAAACTTCTGTTCCAACCATTTCATTTAgctttgagccgttgacattagcATGCATTTCAAATATTATTGGTTTTGCTGTGCTCCAGCTACCAAATCATGGCACTGGAGCTGATTTCAGCCTCAAAATCCAAGGACAGCAAGCACCGGCATACCCAAGACAAGTTTGTCGACTTCCATGTCCCCACTGGAGTTAATCTACTGGAGGATACAGAATATGCGTCTCAAGCTGCTCTCTGGGGAATCGAGGTTATTCTGAATGCTGCATTATTCACTAAGATTtatgacaaggaggacattctttAACTAAAATTTATGCCAGAAGCATTTATCTTCTCTCGTGCATGCACTAAAATATGACCATCTCTAGGGCTTGCCAGAACTGGGTGAAATCTATCCGATTGGTGGTGCCGGTGATCGTCTTGGGTTAGTGGACTCAGATACTGGTGAATCCCTTCCCGCCGCATTGCTTCCTTACTGTGGGAGATCTCTACTCGAAGGCCTGATGCGAGATCTGCAGGTACTTGTGTTTTCTATatgatgatacttcacctttgagCACTTTTTTTACCGAGGAATTGCTTAAAGCAATCTAATTCTGTGCCATAGCCACCCCCCATAATACTTCCTATGTAGCACGTAACATGTTATGTGAGCATCCTTGTTTGGCAGGCTAGAGAGTTTCTCCATTTCAAGATCTTTGGGAAACAATGTGTAACCCCTGTGGCGATCATGACGAGCTCTGTGAAGAATAACCATGAACACATAGTTGCGATTTGTGAACGACTTGAATGGTTTGGTAGAGGGCGGGAGAATTTCCGCTTGTTTGAACAGGTATATTAATTGGTCACTTCTGGTAGTAATATCTATTCATTAGAGTGTGCATTTCTATTCTGAACAATTGTCATTTACACACTTTGCCAAGAACTTTGACGAGTCCTAACTAGATTGCATCATGGATTTTCTAGCCATTGGTACCTGTAGTTAATGCTGAGGATGGTGACTGGTTAGTCGGCAAATCGCTTCTTCCTGTTGGTAAACCTGGTGGTCATGGCGCTATTTGGAAACTTGCTTGTGACAGAGGTGTATTCGAATGGCTTTATCGTCATGGCAGAAAAGGTGCAACTGTTCGTCAAGTCAGGTAATCTGGACTACGTATCTGTTTTTTCTCTGTTGTGTAAACGAATTATTTGAAAAGGGGGATAACTGTAGATCTCTTTCTCAATTTTCAGCAATGTTGTTGCTGCAACTGATTTGACACTGATGGCATTGGCAGGAATAGGCATGCGTCACAATAAGGTAAAGAAAGACAATGTATTTTTATGTGAGATGCTCCTTTTCAATATTCACATTATTTTTTATTAATCAGATTATAATATCTATCTTGCGTCTATGGATtcttccatcttttttttttaaatctttaCAATGTATGACATAAGACTCCATATCATACCTCAGAAACTAGGTTTTGCATCTTGTGAGCGAAGACCAGGTGCTACTGAAGGGGTGAATGTTCTTATTGAAAAACAGAACTTGGATGGACTTTGGGCATATGGTATCACTTGCATTGAGTACACTGAATTTGAAAAATATGGCATATCAGAACCTGCAGACCATAATGGCAGGTAATACACACAATAGCTCTATCAAACATTCCCAATTGTATACCCTATCTAGACAAATAGAGGGCCAGAGTGGCCAACTGCATACCATTATTCTGTTCATGATGCTTTACTCATTCCTCCAGTTTTGTGAGTTAATATGTGTACTGTGTTGGGATATTCATCTGATTCGGAAGGATGGTGACTTTATTTACTTATGCAAGTGTAAACTATATTCTGTGGTTCTTAGCAACAAAAATTTACCTGTATCCTATGAAATATCTCCGAGAGTGACGATAAATAAAATGTGTAAAATAGATCCAGGAAAATATGAATAGCCAGGCTGTGTTACCTGTACTTTTAAAAACTATAGATGCAAATATTTACCTATTGTTATATGCATTTCCATCTAGTTACTGTCGTAGGATTGCAGTAATTTGCTGGTAACCTGGTGACTTGATCTGGTTGCATGTTGTAGTTTTAGGCTTTGTTTTCTCAGcttcagttttgatgaaggatatgtGCCTTAGTTAATGCGGTTCAATTAGAAGCAGTTGATGTGTTTACCATTAAGATTATGTCATTTTGTTTGTCCATATTTATCGGTTGTTCAGTCATCTATGTTTTTGTTAATTTAGTTTGCAGGCTAGCTATCCGGCAAATACAAACATTATGTATGTTGATCTTCAAGCAGTAGAGGAAGTTGGATCACGCAGAAATGCTAGTTGCTTACCTGGAATGGTAATGAATCTGAAAAAGGCAATATCATATGTGGATCATCTGGGCTTTGAGTGTAGGTACATGCTTTCCAATAAATTCATTACGAACTTCTGACCTTTCATAGTTTCTGCACCTGTACTGTTTATGCAAAGTGGGGACCTGGGACAAATTAGAATATATAACCATGCCATGTTTAAATTAAGTGATTTATTATGATTAAGTATCTTATTTCTCTTCATTTTTCTCCATGACAGTGCTGCTGGTGGCAGGCTAGAGTGCACGATGCAAAATATAGCAGATAATTTTATGAACACATATagctacaggtgcagtaaagcaATAGAAAGTATGTAAGTAGTTACATATTTGCTTCCTATGTATTCATGTCCCTATCGAACTACTTTTTTTATTTGTGCCTCGGGTCTTAGAATTCTCACATACTCATATCTAACAGGTGAGCTCGACACGTTCATTGTGTACAATGAAAGAAAAAAAGTCACTTCGTCAGCTAAAAAGAAGCTCAAACCAGAAGATAGATCACTGCACCAGGTTAATATATCATACTTCTCAATCCAATGAAACAGATTATCTTACTACTATGTAACTACTTACATACTATGTTGATATAGTATTAACCTGGTGGCATAGTATCGAACTTAGCCTACTATGCAGTAGAAACAGATTATCTTGCTACTATGTAAAGCAATAGAATTCTAGCCTTCTATGTAACTTGATGTGGATTCTAAAATCTAAAGATGCTTATTAAGGTTTCCATCTTTTATAAACTACCACGTATCACAGGTGATCTTTTTTTCCTCACATTCTAAATTCGCATCTATTCAAAGTCTGTCTGGATGCCTGAAAGTACTCTTAGGACAGACTGACTGATTGTGAGTAAAACTTAGCTGTTGTCATATTTCTGTTACCGAATTTTATGTTCAGTAAATGTCAGCGTGTAGCTATGTCTAGTTCTTATTGGAAGAATAATCTACAAGGTACCCTATAATTAAGTAGGCCCATTTTCCTATTCACAAAACATAAACCTGCTGACTGATCCAAGTTCTTTATGGACCCAAATTCTGTTCCTAATAGCATGGAAACATTAATGTAAGATGCTTCTGACactacaacaacatcaaagcctatTTCCCAAGCAAGTTGACACTGCTACATTTAATTGACGTAGGTCCAAAGCTTGTACAGTAACCTTAACAGTTGAAAATTTCCCTGACTTGTGTTTTATAATATTCACTTTGCTTGTTCTACAGACACCAGAAGGTTCACTCCTCGATATTATGCGTAATGCCCATGATCTCCTTTCTAGCTCCAGCATAGAAGTTCCGAAGGTGAATGTGCATCTGTGCTCTATTTTCTGATCTTATTTTCACATGTAACATGAGTGGCATTACATGTGGTATTTTATCACTTCAGTAACACATAACCAAGTGGTACTAGCAGTGATTGGCTGAGTTAAAAAACTCTGGTTGTTTAGTGCTGGAATGCTGTTTATGCTTCCATGACAGTAGTATTTTGGGTGATATCTTGAAATCTCTGTGCTCCATTCATGTTTGGAAAATTATACTCACCACTTACCCTGAGGATTCTGAATATTAAGTGTTGACCTAGAATGCCCAGTTATATCCGTAAAGGTTGATAAGCCATATTGATCTTATTCAACTTGGAACATATTACATTCTGGAAAACAGTCCGAAGTTCGTGTATGTCATAATCGATATCTGATTTACTTCTGCTGCGATCTGCAAGGTAGACCAATGAAACCATGTAGTTACAGTCTTACATATACCTGAACTTATGGACCAGTTCCTCATCTTGAGTTAATGTTATTTTTATGGTTCTTAAAATACGCAATGCTAGTTAGTGATTTATACCCTCTACTCTCTGGAAGTAGGACCTAGCAGGTTTTTTTTAGGAAACTGAAATGGGAAACTTAGAATATGGAGATACATCCGTGTACCCTATTTTAGATATATCGGTCTGAACATTTCTCTGTTGCcaggaaaaaataaaataacataGCTCTCATGAATTATGTTGCTGAGCGTTAATTACTTGAtatcttcgtgatattaatatattaatCTTTATCCAAAAAATGCAAATATTACATTGATATCTAACATCCGATTTACTAATAGACGTCATAATGTATTGGgttatttttcatttttgtagGTAATGTAATTTCGGGTACTTGCGTTCTTGACTAACTTTGGAGCATCTTTTTTTACTTATCAGGTGAAAGACAACAATGAATACTTGCGTTCGGAGTTACCGTTCCTCATATTTCTTCATCCTGCTTTAGGTCCATTTTGGGAGATCATAAAGCAAAAGGTATGTTACGTTAAAAGTATATGGATAACACATGAAATGGTGCGTTTGTCTCTTCACTAAGTTAGTTTCtgcacatggtatatgttttgagcTTCCACTGGCATAGCGCAGTTGAGAAAAGTAAAGTTATATTCTCAGGTGTCCTTGATAGTTTAAATTGCCGAAAAAAAGGTGTCCTTGATGCCCCATTTTagtattttacatgtatgtggggATATAGGCCAACAGATTATAATCTCTTTCATGAATATTGAACAAAACGAGTACCTATCACGTGACAACACTGATGACATCTATCACGAGATAATTATTTATCTGCATTTACCTCTGGATTTTCAGTAAAAGAAGTCATACATGAGAACACATAGTTAGCATAATACTAACCGATTGCACATGAAGTGAGAAACACTATTCTGCTGCTTGGTTCTGTGACATGTTTCTTTATCTGATATATGCGTAACAAAACATTGAGCATGACAAAGATGGATAGTCTGAAGTGACGGTTAAGTTTAAACTAGAACGCGAGGAAGACAAACTGTATGCAAAATTCAGAAAAGAAATGGGAAATGCAGTGTGCTTGCTCTTACAAATATCGTAATTGACAAGTCGGCCCTGGTAGAATGTTCATCTACATGACTATCATGTTTCGTTGTTAGTAATTACAGTCTGAGATTCTGCTCTCTGTGTGTGAGTTTTTTAGTTCTGGCCATTACTTTTCGTGGCCAGTTGGTTACTTACATGTCCACACATGCAGTTTGTAGGTGGGTCCATCTCTAAAGGTTCAGAATTGCAAATAGAGGTGGCAGAATTTGTATGGAAAGATGTGGAGGTAACCATCAAAACATATGATTTTGCATTTACTCCCCCCATTATATGTCAAACTAAGTTTATTTGTTTAAACTGTAGCTGGATGGAAGTCTTATTATTTTAGCTGACAACATCATGGGTTCAACCAAGAGGAACACTCATGGTGAACAAATACTGCACTATGGTGCTAGGTATACTCTTAAGCACACATTTTCTGAAGCACACAAATGTACTACAGGGATGTAACTCTAAATGCTCTGTTTGTCTGAAGGTGTGCGAGATGCAAGCTGCAGAGTGTTAAAATTGTGAACAATGGAATCAGCTGGGATTCTCCCAGTAATGTCTATTGGAAGCATGATGTTGAAAGATCAGAATCTCTGAAGATTATTCTTCATGGAAATGCAGAATTTGAGGCAAAAGATGTTCTCttgaaggtgtgtaaattaagaaACATCGCGAAGTTTATGTCCCACCCTTCTATTTTTCTTATTATCTGATTTCTTTGTTCTGCCAGGGTAACCATATGTTTGAAGTACCCGACGGTCACAGAATGCGCATCATTCAAGACGGATCAGGTTTGTTAGTTGCGTGTACCTTACTTTCTGGTTCAAGAACGACGTGTGAAAATGACACTACTTTTTTTTCTTCCTGGAGGTTCATAAGACAATAGACTACTGTGCTGAGAACCTAAATTCCGTGTGCATATTGATAGCTTATGTCATGCATCTGATATAGCTCGATTAATTCTCTTTGTTCACCAGGTTTTGCTGTTAAGTTAGATCGTATAAGCAAGGAAATGATGGACAGCGGGTCTTGGTACTGGGAGTATATGGTAGATGGTGCACATGTGAAGTTGAACATGGTAGAGCTGTAAAGGAGGTAGTACCCAACTGTAGATACTTGATTCATTGATTCTCGGCTAGGTAAATTATATCGAGGGCACGTTTGACTAATAGTTCTGGTTAGATGAACTCCAGCTTGTAGGTGCTGTTGTACAAGGGGAAAGGGCCTGCATAGACAGTTGTACAGTGGACTGCATATCCAAATTTGCTATTGAGCCTATTCTCCTGCCTAGGAGTGATGTACATACTAATATATTTCTCAATTTTGAGGAGAATAAGCATTCTCCCAAAGTTCCCAAAGCTGCTGATAATTGAAGATCCATTTGTATCCTGAACTTTGGCCTGCAGTAGCGCAATACAATGATGCACTCATGTGAATCTCATATCTTGTGTTGTTTCTCTGATCCCATTCGTCTCTGGTGATATCCAGAATCTGCTGTGATGATTTTGGAGGACCACACCGTATCAGCACAGCTAGGTAGCAGTTTGATTGTTCTTTTAGCTTATCCAAGAAAACGAAATCCTGCCCATCTTTTCCTGGTGTTTAGCTCAAGGATGGGCCTCAGGGAGACAACTGCTACTAGTTATCTGACTGTTCTGTTTTATGTTTTGATGTTTTGATGATATCTAAATGCGACCTTGTGCGCACTCTTCGTTTTCGTTTTGCATGGAGGATGATTTGATGCCTGATTTTGATGCTATGGGTCACTGACATATCATTAAACTAGCACCTGATCCCCAGATACCTAGGTAAATCACTGATGTAGTCAGTTGTGGTTGTATATTCACTTGGGCAGATCCAGAAGGCTAGCCTCTTGTCCCTGAACACAGGGACAGAAAGCTTTTCATCTAGTATTTGATTTACTACTGATGAGTACTGAAATTTGACTCCTCTGATGTGATAACAGCAGAGGTTTATCTCTGGCTGCAGAATGGTGGGCATGTCTCTCCCAGCACTTGGCTTGCCGGGTAAGTGTTCTTGAACTTGTGGTGTAGCTGGCCATGTGGATTTTCTGCTAAATAAGATATGTAGAGAGACAAAATCGGAAGTGGTTACTGTTGTCTTAATCCTGCCATAACGTGCACCCATGTGCTTCGCCGGTTATAAGTATGGCCTAGCCCTCTATAGCTACCTGCCGTTCTATAAGCTCAAGTTGCAGCTAGAAAACTGTTCACGATGCGCAACTTGTTCGCAGCTAAAAAATAGTGGATGGCCTCTTGTTTCTCTTCTTCTGGAGCCTGGGGATTTGGGGTAAGAATATTGCTGCTGCTCCAGCTAGTGTTCAGGTGCACTGCAACCGCCCAGGATCCAAGGTGTCAAACGGCGTCAGCACAGCTGGTCTCTGAATCCTGATTGGGGAGCACCGATCCTTAGGCTCACGCACGCTAATCCTTGGCGCCACTGGGCCACGCTTTGAGCTCGCCCCCAGAATTCTATTTGCCGAAGCATATATCCTTTTTTAAGCTATACAACTCTTGATCCCCTAAAAGAATACAGTATTGCTGTACAGAAAGTCTTGGCGTAGAGGGCGCAATCGCAATCATTGTCAGCTGAACTTCGAGCCGACTGCTCCGCAGATTCTGAGAAGCTCGACGCGGTGCGGGCTCCTCGTCAAAATCTTCTCGATCAAAGGTCGTCGACGGTGAGCCAAGGTCCCAGCAACGTCTTCCGCTCTGACTCCAGGTCCGTCGTCGCCTTTGTACTTTCCTGAGAATCTTCTGACCAGCACCAATAGTCGACGAAGTGGGCATGCACATGTACGGATGAAAACCCGAAGTCGTGAAACGAAACGACTACGATTGTTTTCATGAGAAAAACACCAAATATATGTCGCATCGCCTccagatggagcagaggaggaggattacATAAAATGCAATATTTTTCTTAATAGGTTCATCTATGCCTACCAACCAAAA from Lolium rigidum isolate FL_2022 chromosome 4, APGP_CSIRO_Lrig_0.1, whole genome shotgun sequence encodes the following:
- the LOC124647260 gene encoding UTP--glucose-1-phosphate uridylyltransferase 3, chloroplastic-like; translated protein: MAFVKKEHDRPKPPATKLSTPLMAPPPPPHLRLLSPLLPPLCPPPRRRARTRFLSALPSPSPSPSPSSQRVSTASLDRGPSPSPEHHPLAAELARLAAARARLRSARSLDDKLRALDAEPHVAAFFGDASGGGVLGGLQPREAYLLKCLVAAGQDHVLGWAGNGAHDRERHSSGSALREALYSLAGLVGKWSGEDVAGGGETELLRQLLKFLGDIDEFYDCIGGIIGYQIMALELISASKSKDSKHRHTQDKFVDFHVPTGVNLLEDTEYASQAALWGIEGLPELGEIYPIGGAGDRLGLVDSDTGESLPAALLPYCGRSLLEGLMRDLQAREFLHFKIFGKQCVTPVAIMTSSVKNNHEHIVAICERLEWFGRGRENFRLFEQPLVPVVNAEDGDWLVGKSLLPVGKPGGHGAIWKLACDRGVFEWLYRHGRKGATVRQVSNVVAATDLTLMALAGIGMRHNKKLGFASCERRPGATEGVNVLIEKQNLDGLWAYGITCIEYTEFEKYGISEPADHNGSLQASYPANTNIMYVDLQAVEEVGSRRNASCLPGMVMNLKKAISYVDHLGFECSAAGGRLECTMQNIADNFMNTYSYRCSKAIESELDTFIVYNERKKVTSSAKKKLKPEDRSLHQTPEGSLLDIMRNAHDLLSSSSIEVPKVKDNNEYLRSELPFLIFLHPALGPFWEIIKQKFVGGSISKGSELQIEVAEFVWKDVELDGSLIILADNIMGSTKRNTHGEQILHYGARCARCKLQSVKIVNNGISWDSPSNVYWKHDVERSESLKIILHGNAEFEAKDVLLKGNHMFEVPDGHRMRIIQDGSGFAVKLDRISKEMMDSGSWYWEYMVDGAHVKLNMVEL